One stretch of Thermococcus sp. M36 DNA includes these proteins:
- a CDS encoding glycosyltransferase family 2 protein encodes MNPLLLGLVVIFLWDGYFFFNYIISLFRNYRIREWEPRVSVIIPAYNEGERVLKAINSALAQDYPDFEVIVIDDGSEDDTFELASSVKDPRLKVYSKEHGGKAKALNFGLSKASGEIVVTTDADSYLERDAVKELVRRFYSNEIFGVGGQVRVAGSSFLEMAQDAEHLRIAMFRRAKELDDLSVAPGPVSAFRREALERIGGFVEDIVEDYATTKALKAFGEVVYAPGARVWTEMPKSISVLWRQRKRWFLGDLKNLGGGFTKDWAFLILGDVVAFFDVVVPIALLATGNFSIFVLWWLFETLTMLLPTFFEGGRLVNALLFPIIVWFWAVFYLTLHLYGYGKLLAGRL; translated from the coding sequence ATGAACCCGCTCCTCCTCGGTCTTGTCGTCATCTTCCTCTGGGACGGCTACTTTTTCTTCAATTACATAATTAGCCTTTTCCGTAATTACAGAATTCGAGAGTGGGAGCCGAGGGTTTCCGTAATAATCCCTGCCTACAACGAGGGCGAGAGGGTCCTCAAGGCGATCAACTCAGCCCTTGCACAGGATTATCCGGACTTCGAGGTCATAGTAATCGACGATGGGAGCGAGGACGACACCTTCGAGCTTGCATCGTCGGTAAAAGATCCCCGCCTAAAGGTTTACAGTAAGGAGCACGGCGGGAAGGCCAAAGCCTTGAACTTCGGACTCTCAAAGGCCAGTGGGGAGATTGTAGTCACAACCGACGCCGACAGTTATCTCGAACGAGATGCCGTTAAGGAGCTGGTGAGACGCTTTTACTCCAACGAAATTTTCGGTGTCGGCGGACAGGTTCGTGTCGCTGGGAGTTCCTTCTTAGAGATGGCGCAGGACGCGGAGCACCTCAGAATAGCCATGTTCCGCCGGGCAAAGGAGCTCGATGACCTGAGCGTCGCACCCGGGCCGGTTTCCGCCTTCAGGAGGGAAGCCCTTGAGAGGATCGGCGGCTTCGTTGAGGACATCGTCGAGGACTACGCCACTACAAAGGCGCTAAAGGCGTTTGGAGAGGTCGTCTATGCCCCAGGGGCAAGGGTCTGGACAGAGATGCCGAAGAGCATTAGTGTGCTCTGGCGCCAGAGGAAGCGCTGGTTCCTCGGCGACCTGAAGAACCTCGGCGGTGGCTTCACCAAGGACTGGGCCTTTTTGATTCTCGGGGATGTTGTGGCGTTTTTTGACGTGGTCGTCCCAATAGCCCTTCTTGCAACTGGGAACTTCTCCATCTTCGTCCTCTGGTGGCTCTTTGAGACCCTTACTATGCTCCTCCCAACGTTCTTCGAGGGGGGGAGGCTCGTAAACGCGCTCCTATTCCCAATAATCGTCTGGTTCTGGGCGGTTTTCTATCTCACCCTGCACTTGTACGGCTACGGAAAGCTTCTCGCGGGTAGGCTGTAG